One genomic region from Cryomorphaceae bacterium encodes:
- a CDS encoding 50S ribosomal protein L7/L12, producing MADIKELAEQLVNLTVKEVNELATILKDEYGIEPAAAAVAIAGPAAGGGAGEAVEEKTEFDVILKSAGGSKLAIVKLVKELTGLGLKEAKELVDGAPGPIKEGVSKDEADSLKKQLEEAGAEVELK from the coding sequence ATGGCAGATATCAAAGAACTGGCGGAACAGCTGGTTAACCTCACAGTAAAAGAAGTCAACGAATTGGCTACCATCCTTAAAGATGAGTACGGAATTGAGCCCGCAGCCGCTGCAGTAGCAATTGCAGGTCCCGCAGCCGGCGGTGGCGCTGGAGAAGCCGTAGAAGAGAAAACAGAATTCGACGTAATTCTGAAGTCTGCAGGCGGATCTAAACTCGCTATCGTGAAACTGGTGAAAGAACTCACCGGTCTCGGACTGAAAGAAGCCAAAGAACTGGTTGACGGTGCCCCCGGTCCTATCAAAGAAGGAGTTTCGAAAGACGAAGCAGATTCGCTCAAGAAACAACTCGAAGAGGCCGGTGCTGAAGTTGAGCTCAAGTAA